A single window of Malus sylvestris chromosome 5, drMalSylv7.2, whole genome shotgun sequence DNA harbors:
- the LOC126623314 gene encoding purple acid phosphatase isoform X1, with translation MGVLDLASSRTAAAAVVVLGLVLSFGVVCNGGKTSSFVRKVEKTMDMPLDSDVFKVPPGYNAPQQVHITQGDQLGKAVIVSWVTVDEPGSSSVLYWSANSKKNKAEGKITTYKFYNYTSGYIHHTTVRNLMFNTKYYYVIGIGHTERQFWFITPPEVGPDTSYTFGLIGDLGQSYDSNKTLTHYELNPQKGQAVLFVGDLSYADNYPNHDNVRWDTWGRFVERSVAYQPWIWTAGNHEIDFAPEIGETKPFKPYSHRYHVPYKASGSTSPFWYSIKRASAYIIVLSSYSAYGKYTPQYKWLEEELPKVNRSETPWLIVLMHSPWYNSYNYHYMEGETMRVMYEPWFVKYKVDVVFAGHVHAYERSERVSNVAYNIVNGICKPVKDQYAPVYITIGDGGNLEGLATNMTEPQPDYSAYREASFGHATLDIKNRTHAYYSWHRNQDGYAVKADSMWFFNRFYHPVDDSTTAE, from the exons ATGGGTGTGCTGGATTTAGCTTCTTCAAGGACAGCAGCAGCCGCTGTTGTAGTGCTGGGTTTGGTCTTGAGCTTTGGAGTGGTGTGCAATGGAGGCAAAACAAGTAGTTTTGTGAGGAAAGTTGAGAAGACTATGGACATGCCTCTTGACAGTGATGTCTTCAAAGTCCCTCCTGGCTATAATGCACCGCAACAA GTTCATATAACACAAGGAGACCAACTGGGAAAGGCAGTGATCGTTTCATGGGTTACTGTGGATGAACCCGGTTCCAGTAGTGTGCTTTACTGGAGTGCAAACAGCAAGAAAAACAAGGCCGAGGGCAAAATTACAACCTATAAATTCTACAATTACACTTCCGGTTACATTCACCACACCACTGTCAGAAATTTAATG TTCAATACCAAATACTACTATGTGATTGGAATTGGCCATACCGAGCGGCAGTTCTGGTTTATAACTCCTCCTGAAGTTGGTCCGGACACCTCTTACACATTTGGACTCATAG GGGATCTGGGACAGAGCTATGATTCAAATAAGACGCTTACTCATTACGAGTTAAACCCGCAGAAAGGACAAGCAGTATTGTTTGTTGGGGACCTCTCTTATGCAGATAACTACCCAAATCATGACAATGTCAGGTGGGATACTTGGGGAAGATTCGTCGAGAGAAGTGTTGCTTATCAACCTTGGATATGGACTGCAGGAAACCATGAAATCGATTTTGCCCCAGAAATC GGTGAAACCAAACCTTTTAAGCCTTACAGTCACCGGTATCATGTCCCCTATAAAGCATCTGGGAGTACTTCCCCCTTTTGGTATTCGATCAAGAGAGCTTCGGCATACATCATAGTCTTGTCTTCTTATTCGGCATATG GTAAATACACCCCTCAGTACAAATGGCTCGAGGAGGAACTACCGAAGGTTAATAGGAGTGAAACACCATGGTTGATTGTTTTAATGCATTCTCCATGGTACAACAGCTACAACTATCACTATATGGAAGGAGAAACCATGAGAGTGATGTATGAGCCATGGTTTGTGAAGTACAAAGTCGACGTGGTATTTGCTGGTCATGTCCATGCATATGAACGATCT GAACGTGTATCCAATGTTGCATACAACATCGTAAATGGCATTTGCAAACCTGTGAAAGATCAATATGCACCAGTGTACATTACGATTGGTGATGGAGGAAATCTTGAAGGCTTAGCGACAAA TATGACAGAACCACAGCCAGATTACTCAGCTTATAGAGAGGCCAGTTTTGGTCATGCTACTTTAGACATCAAGAATCGAACCCATGCCTACTATAGTTGGCACCGTAATCAAGATGGATATGCAGTAAAAGCAGATTCTATGTGGTTTTTCAATAGATTCTATCACCCTGTAGATGATTCCACAACTGCTGAATAA
- the LOC126623314 gene encoding purple acid phosphatase 2 isoform X2 yields the protein MFNTKYYYVIGIGHTERQFWFITPPEVGPDTSYTFGLIGDLGQSYDSNKTLTHYELNPQKGQAVLFVGDLSYADNYPNHDNVRWDTWGRFVERSVAYQPWIWTAGNHEIDFAPEIGETKPFKPYSHRYHVPYKASGSTSPFWYSIKRASAYIIVLSSYSAYGKYTPQYKWLEEELPKVNRSETPWLIVLMHSPWYNSYNYHYMEGETMRVMYEPWFVKYKVDVVFAGHVHAYERSERVSNVAYNIVNGICKPVKDQYAPVYITIGDGGNLEGLATNMTEPQPDYSAYREASFGHATLDIKNRTHAYYSWHRNQDGYAVKADSMWFFNRFYHPVDDSTTAE from the exons ATG TTCAATACCAAATACTACTATGTGATTGGAATTGGCCATACCGAGCGGCAGTTCTGGTTTATAACTCCTCCTGAAGTTGGTCCGGACACCTCTTACACATTTGGACTCATAG GGGATCTGGGACAGAGCTATGATTCAAATAAGACGCTTACTCATTACGAGTTAAACCCGCAGAAAGGACAAGCAGTATTGTTTGTTGGGGACCTCTCTTATGCAGATAACTACCCAAATCATGACAATGTCAGGTGGGATACTTGGGGAAGATTCGTCGAGAGAAGTGTTGCTTATCAACCTTGGATATGGACTGCAGGAAACCATGAAATCGATTTTGCCCCAGAAATC GGTGAAACCAAACCTTTTAAGCCTTACAGTCACCGGTATCATGTCCCCTATAAAGCATCTGGGAGTACTTCCCCCTTTTGGTATTCGATCAAGAGAGCTTCGGCATACATCATAGTCTTGTCTTCTTATTCGGCATATG GTAAATACACCCCTCAGTACAAATGGCTCGAGGAGGAACTACCGAAGGTTAATAGGAGTGAAACACCATGGTTGATTGTTTTAATGCATTCTCCATGGTACAACAGCTACAACTATCACTATATGGAAGGAGAAACCATGAGAGTGATGTATGAGCCATGGTTTGTGAAGTACAAAGTCGACGTGGTATTTGCTGGTCATGTCCATGCATATGAACGATCT GAACGTGTATCCAATGTTGCATACAACATCGTAAATGGCATTTGCAAACCTGTGAAAGATCAATATGCACCAGTGTACATTACGATTGGTGATGGAGGAAATCTTGAAGGCTTAGCGACAAA TATGACAGAACCACAGCCAGATTACTCAGCTTATAGAGAGGCCAGTTTTGGTCATGCTACTTTAGACATCAAGAATCGAACCCATGCCTACTATAGTTGGCACCGTAATCAAGATGGATATGCAGTAAAAGCAGATTCTATGTGGTTTTTCAATAGATTCTATCACCCTGTAGATGATTCCACAACTGCTGAATAA